In a genomic window of Akkermansia massiliensis:
- a CDS encoding DUF883 family protein, translating to MQDNQTELEPTAAANDTACSCPSARELAVTRFQQARAFAAAKVNQIRKAATEQASTIRDYAQEKGEVIRDKAKKFHEAGEEYVKEKPTQSVLIAMGVGLLIGMLIRRR from the coding sequence ATGCAAGACAACCAAACCGAACTTGAACCGACCGCAGCAGCAAACGACACCGCCTGCTCCTGCCCTTCCGCCCGCGAGCTTGCCGTAACCAGATTTCAACAGGCCAGGGCCTTCGCCGCGGCCAAAGTAAACCAAATCCGCAAGGCGGCTACGGAACAGGCCAGCACCATCCGTGACTACGCCCAGGAAAAAGGAGAAGTCATCCGTGACAAGGCCAAGAAGTTCCATGAAGCGGGCGAAGAATACGTGAAGGAAAAACCCACCCAGTCCGTGCTGATCGCCATGGGCGTGGGCCTTCTGATCGGCATGCTCATCCGCCGCCGTTAA
- a CDS encoding ABC transporter ATP-binding protein gives MRKQSTEGQESSIQRAVALWREYLLPYKGTLVWAVIGGMVAAVSSGFGIPVILQEMFPVIFDGKPLPPWAERVLLWYVSPENLPWVTVWATAAMLPMVVVVRGLSSFVNVYLLSKIGLGVLETLRLKVYRKYQDLSLAFHDRQQKGDLLSRLMQDTQFLQGGLVQIANDLIIQPLTLLAALGFLIYRASVSQQFLILLANMLLVGVCVIPIRYIGKKMLARARVVQSSQGDLSSTLQENFSSQRDIRAFELEEQQTSLFRNRIHRYIQASISAVRWQSLLTPLIEFVSAIAMAATLFVGNMNGMNMGDFAALATAMYLCYEPVKKLGAVHNKAETLNAGLERINHVLDAPDDVPEPENPKSPEAWKGEVEFSNVCFGYQQDAPVMKNIDIRIPAGQVVALVGPSGAGKTTFINLLCRFYDVLSGSVKVDGIDVREMAKKDLLSHIALVSQYPVLFRGSVADNIRIGRPDASDAEVEEAGRMSAVDSFINETGEGYSRMIGEMGEGLSGGQRQRVSLARAFLKNAPILVLDEATASLDMKSEELIQKEIEKLASGRTAFIIAHRFSTIRMADRILVLEKGSVIADGTHEELMASSPLYRELYNKQQMVAEEEGGASC, from the coding sequence ATGAGGAAACAGTCAACAGAGGGGCAGGAATCCTCCATCCAGCGCGCCGTAGCATTATGGCGCGAATATCTTCTCCCCTATAAGGGCACGCTGGTGTGGGCTGTGATCGGCGGCATGGTGGCCGCTGTTTCCAGCGGCTTCGGCATACCGGTGATTTTGCAGGAAATGTTCCCCGTGATCTTTGACGGGAAGCCGCTGCCCCCGTGGGCGGAGCGCGTGCTCCTCTGGTACGTGAGTCCGGAAAACCTGCCCTGGGTGACGGTGTGGGCCACGGCGGCCATGCTCCCGATGGTAGTGGTGGTGCGCGGCCTCTCCTCCTTCGTCAATGTCTACCTGCTTTCCAAAATAGGGCTGGGCGTGCTGGAAACGCTGCGGCTCAAGGTGTACCGTAAATACCAGGATTTATCCCTGGCCTTTCATGACCGCCAGCAGAAGGGAGACCTGCTGAGCCGCCTGATGCAGGACACGCAGTTCCTGCAGGGCGGCCTGGTGCAGATTGCCAATGACCTGATTATCCAGCCCCTGACCCTCCTGGCCGCGCTGGGATTCCTGATTTACAGGGCCTCCGTCAGCCAGCAGTTCCTTATTTTGCTGGCGAACATGCTCCTGGTGGGCGTCTGCGTGATTCCCATCCGCTACATCGGCAAGAAAATGCTCGCCCGCGCTCGCGTGGTGCAGTCCAGCCAGGGGGATCTTTCCTCCACGCTTCAGGAAAACTTTTCCTCCCAGCGGGACATCCGGGCCTTTGAACTGGAAGAGCAGCAGACAAGTCTGTTCAGGAACAGGATTCACCGTTACATCCAGGCTTCCATCAGTGCGGTCAGGTGGCAGAGCCTGCTGACGCCTTTGATTGAATTCGTCAGCGCCATCGCCATGGCGGCCACTCTCTTTGTCGGCAACATGAACGGCATGAACATGGGGGACTTCGCCGCGCTGGCTACGGCCATGTACCTTTGCTATGAACCGGTCAAGAAGCTAGGGGCGGTCCACAACAAGGCGGAAACCCTGAATGCCGGGCTGGAGCGCATCAACCATGTGCTGGACGCTCCGGACGACGTTCCGGAACCGGAAAACCCGAAGAGTCCGGAAGCCTGGAAGGGGGAAGTGGAGTTCAGCAATGTGTGCTTCGGCTACCAGCAGGATGCTCCCGTCATGAAGAACATTGACATCCGCATCCCGGCTGGCCAGGTGGTGGCCCTGGTAGGCCCCAGCGGCGCCGGGAAAACGACCTTCATCAATTTGCTGTGCCGTTTTTACGACGTACTTTCCGGCAGCGTGAAGGTGGACGGCATCGACGTGCGGGAGATGGCCAAGAAGGACCTGCTTTCCCATATCGCGCTGGTTTCCCAGTATCCCGTGCTGTTCCGCGGATCCGTGGCGGACAATATCCGCATCGGCCGTCCGGACGCTTCCGACGCGGAGGTGGAGGAAGCCGGGCGCATGTCCGCCGTGGACAGCTTCATCAATGAGACGGGGGAAGGCTATTCCCGCATGATCGGAGAAATGGGGGAAGGGCTTTCCGGCGGCCAGCGGCAGCGCGTTTCCCTGGCGAGGGCCTTTCTGAAAAACGCGCCTATCCTGGTGCTGGATGAAGCCACGGCTTCCCTGGACATGAAGAGCGAGGAACTCATCCAGAAGGAGATTGAAAAGCTGGCTTCCGGACGCACGGCCTTCATCATTGCCCACCGGTTCAGCACCATCCGGATGGCGGACCGAATTCTGGTTCTGGAAAAAGGGAGCGTCATTGCGGATGGCACGCATGAGGAGCTGATGGCCTCCTCCCCCCTGTACAGGGAACTTTACAACAAGCAGCAGATGGTTGCGGAAGAGGAAGGAGGCGCTTCATGTTAA
- a CDS encoding peptidylprolyl isomerase, with protein MSPTGKFTFKLVIYGAFLLYLVGDLFLWHGFLAGRMDAYLKPMPGPPGDNSARIAEVYGEPVTANQLSRRVAELRLLRQPPVLDMDGGIRLTHELDVAGDLAPRARYDLIGSSLLRLKTSVNDLQLPNRNAEAAHAAEQIRSRFDGNTEQYLKTLHDQKFTQQQFQEKIAARLKQTEQLYRATAQAAEPSDEDLKTYYDLIRDQLKTPDLRKTRHIFLATLHKDETQVKQAAETLLARLQGGETFSRLAREFSEDERSAPAGGELGWVSPARARETLGLELANVPDNKPVLLKSRWGWHLVEASPLKKGSIPSYEEALPALRNAAQSLRKAQAVGLYMEGLFEEAHLRSRIKNKRDR; from the coding sequence ATGTCCCCCACTGGAAAATTCACGTTCAAGCTCGTGATCTATGGAGCATTCCTGCTCTATCTGGTGGGGGATTTGTTTCTCTGGCACGGCTTCCTGGCCGGCAGGATGGACGCCTACCTGAAACCGATGCCGGGACCGCCCGGAGACAACTCCGCCCGGATTGCGGAAGTTTACGGCGAACCCGTCACCGCCAACCAGCTCTCCCGGAGGGTTGCGGAACTCCGGCTCCTGCGCCAGCCTCCCGTTCTGGACATGGACGGAGGCATCAGGCTCACCCATGAACTGGACGTAGCCGGAGACCTGGCTCCGCGGGCCAGGTACGATCTGATCGGCTCCTCCCTCCTGCGCCTGAAAACCAGCGTCAACGACCTTCAGCTTCCCAACCGCAATGCGGAAGCCGCGCACGCCGCGGAACAAATCCGTTCCCGCTTTGACGGGAACACGGAACAATACCTGAAAACCCTGCATGACCAGAAATTCACGCAGCAGCAATTCCAGGAAAAAATAGCGGCGCGGCTCAAGCAGACGGAACAGCTCTACCGGGCGACCGCCCAGGCGGCAGAGCCGTCCGACGAAGACCTGAAAACCTATTATGATTTGATCCGGGACCAGCTTAAAACCCCTGACCTCCGGAAAACCAGGCACATCTTCCTGGCTACCCTTCACAAGGATGAAACCCAGGTCAAACAGGCGGCGGAAACGCTGCTGGCGCGCCTGCAAGGCGGGGAAACCTTCTCCCGGCTTGCCAGGGAATTCAGTGAGGACGAGCGCTCCGCGCCCGCAGGCGGGGAACTTGGCTGGGTCAGCCCCGCCCGCGCACGGGAAACCCTGGGCCTGGAGCTGGCAAACGTTCCCGACAACAAGCCGGTGCTTCTTAAAAGCCGGTGGGGATGGCACCTTGTGGAAGCCTCCCCCCTCAAAAAAGGAAGTATCCCTTCCTACGAAGAAGCGCTTCCGGCCCTGAGGAATGCAGCCCAAAGCCTCAGAAAAGCGCAGGCCGTGGGGCTGTACATGGAGGGCCTTTTTGAAGAAGCCCACCTCAGGAGCCGCATTAAAAACAAGCGGGATCGCTGA
- a CDS encoding acyltransferase family protein: protein MSAPSSFITGISLIRIILCLMICAFHWARWSPVAGSVGVDWFIVLSGFLMTFTLKENSFSPPSFYISKFARLWPLLFTAILLSSLVSYKEQFQLDNLLGVLLVSFGGNQFMNLHTGDNYALWYMKLEILFVLIFPLVAYGRKRLPLLLALGLVTAVACTFLEPVARLYFFPPYRLWQFLAGCCAARLYKKHERFFRWSPAVFSFGVLYLLYQTFIGALWGSGGKVASLAFLLPDTLIAVLTIASACSLAKSPQPPAVKIPAVLIHLTNRASLLTYAVFLLHVPLLQFMQYIWPQDRYGTRPILFWICAALLLIAVGAAMHYGIEQPCGKWLSSRLKRAFARVRNIKFTAL, encoded by the coding sequence ATGAGCGCCCCTTCCTCCTTCATTACAGGCATCTCATTAATCCGCATCATCCTCTGCCTGATGATCTGCGCCTTCCACTGGGCGCGCTGGTCGCCCGTTGCGGGCTCCGTGGGCGTGGACTGGTTCATCGTCCTCTCCGGATTCCTGATGACGTTCACCCTGAAAGAAAATTCGTTCAGTCCGCCCTCCTTCTACATCTCCAAATTTGCGCGGCTGTGGCCGCTCCTGTTCACGGCCATCCTCCTGTCCAGCCTGGTCTCCTACAAGGAGCAATTCCAGCTGGACAACCTGCTCGGCGTCCTGCTGGTTTCCTTCGGCGGCAATCAATTCATGAACCTGCACACGGGAGACAATTATGCCTTATGGTACATGAAGCTGGAAATCCTCTTCGTCCTTATCTTCCCTCTCGTGGCCTATGGAAGGAAACGCCTTCCCCTGCTGCTGGCGCTGGGCCTTGTAACCGCTGTCGCCTGCACGTTCCTGGAACCCGTCGCACGCCTTTACTTCTTCCCGCCCTACCGTTTATGGCAATTTCTCGCCGGCTGCTGCGCGGCACGGCTCTATAAAAAACACGAACGCTTCTTCCGGTGGAGCCCGGCTGTGTTCTCCTTCGGGGTGCTCTACCTTCTCTACCAGACTTTCATCGGCGCCTTGTGGGGCTCCGGCGGGAAAGTTGCCTCCCTGGCCTTCCTCCTTCCCGACACGCTGATTGCCGTGCTGACCATCGCCAGCGCGTGCTCACTTGCAAAATCCCCTCAGCCGCCGGCTGTTAAAATTCCAGCGGTGCTCATCCATTTGACCAACCGGGCCAGCCTCCTGACCTATGCCGTCTTCCTGCTGCATGTTCCCCTCCTGCAATTCATGCAGTACATCTGGCCGCAGGACCGGTACGGAACCCGTCCCATCCTCTTCTGGATATGCGCCGCGCTCCTGTTGATTGCCGTGGGAGCCGCCATGCATTACGGCATTGAACAACCATGCGGAAAATGGCTTTCCTCCCGCTTGAAACGTGCCTTTGCCAGAGTCCGGAACATCAAATTCACCGCTCTTTGA
- a CDS encoding MlaE family ABC transporter permease, protein MQFYVATMIGRAALRLVDRLGSIGLLLYQVTACMWSGKFRMRVLVEQIAKIGVQSQPVVIITGAFTGAVLEAQTLFQLQTVRMETMGGAVVAVGMFRELGPVITGLMLAGRVGSAMAAEIGTMKVTEQVDALNSMNVDPVDYLVKPRIQAMLISMPILMMEAVLVGIASAYIVSITSFNVDQAYWMHFMSKFVTMGDITVALVKALVFGLIISTISCREGLNTTNGAVGVGKSTMQAMVYASVALLIANFILTMILNSIFPMGFMR, encoded by the coding sequence ATGCAATTCTATGTAGCCACCATGATCGGCCGCGCCGCTCTAAGGCTGGTTGACCGCCTGGGGTCAATCGGATTGCTGCTTTACCAAGTGACCGCATGCATGTGGTCCGGCAAATTCCGGATGCGCGTTCTTGTGGAGCAAATTGCAAAAATCGGGGTGCAGTCCCAGCCGGTGGTCATCATCACCGGCGCGTTCACCGGAGCCGTGCTGGAAGCCCAGACCCTGTTCCAGCTCCAGACGGTGAGGATGGAAACCATGGGGGGCGCCGTCGTCGCCGTGGGCATGTTCCGGGAACTGGGGCCCGTCATTACCGGGCTGATGCTTGCGGGCCGCGTCGGGTCCGCCATGGCAGCGGAAATCGGGACCATGAAAGTCACGGAACAGGTAGACGCCCTTAACTCCATGAACGTGGACCCGGTGGACTACCTGGTGAAGCCCCGCATCCAGGCCATGCTCATTTCCATGCCTATCCTGATGATGGAAGCCGTGCTGGTGGGCATCGCCTCCGCCTACATCGTCAGTATCACCTCCTTTAACGTGGACCAGGCTTACTGGATGCACTTCATGAGCAAATTCGTCACCATGGGGGACATCACCGTGGCCCTGGTCAAAGCCCTGGTCTTCGGCCTCATCATCTCCACCATCTCCTGCCGGGAAGGCCTGAACACCACGAACGGAGCCGTTGGCGTCGGCAAATCCACCATGCAGGCCATGGTGTATGCCTCCGTGGCCCTGCTCATCGCCAACTTCATTCTGACCATGATTCTCAATTCCATCTTCCCCATGGGATTCATGAGATAA
- a CDS encoding phage holin family protein translates to MGLIDKLKRTFVAPIVEEKEEGAAMVRSLRETGAAALDHVEALAALLKLELEEASKRLGRKMALLLLAAFMAIFGYLFLWCFLTMVMAHFWGIIAGLAVTTGIHLVAAAVALILFSRTHVTPIAPATAEELKTDLSCLQMALKKSSHS, encoded by the coding sequence ATGGGACTGATTGACAAACTCAAACGCACCTTCGTCGCCCCCATTGTGGAGGAAAAGGAAGAAGGAGCGGCTATGGTCCGGTCCCTCCGGGAAACCGGAGCGGCGGCGCTTGACCATGTGGAAGCCCTGGCCGCGCTGCTCAAGCTGGAACTGGAGGAAGCGTCCAAAAGGCTGGGCAGGAAAATGGCCCTGCTCCTGCTGGCCGCCTTTATGGCCATCTTCGGCTATCTGTTCCTGTGGTGCTTCCTGACCATGGTCATGGCCCACTTCTGGGGAATCATTGCCGGACTTGCCGTAACCACCGGCATCCATCTGGTGGCGGCTGCCGTGGCCCTCATCCTTTTCAGCCGAACCCATGTAACGCCCATCGCCCCGGCGACGGCGGAAGAACTTAAAACGGATTTATCATGTCTGCAAATGGCTCTCAAGAAAAGCTCGCACTCCTGA
- a CDS encoding type IV pilus twitching motility protein PilT, with protein sequence MSEYILPHVDGYLKLGQDFDCSDIHLAVNSRPTWRRFGQLLPIWEEAPNLTPQDTEVLARGFLEDPEWNRLQLKGDVDFAYANDFGRYRASVVKQRLGYDICFRIINTRVRTMEEIGLPTEYVVPLTRYTNGLILVTGSVGSGKSTTLASIVDFINQDRHDHIITLEDPIEYLIPSKNCHVNQREVHKHTESFARALRGALREDPDVIMVGEMRDLETISLALTAAETGHLVLGTLHTGSAARTVDRVLDVFPVEQRDQIRIMVSESLRGIISQQLVPRADGNGRALAIEMLVNTPAIANCIREGKTFMIPGCIQTGKAQGMILMDDSLRALHQAGLITTEDCIFRAEDKTIMKSFLGIK encoded by the coding sequence ATGAGCGAATACATTTTGCCCCACGTCGACGGATATCTTAAGCTTGGACAGGACTTTGACTGTTCCGATATCCACCTTGCCGTCAACAGCCGCCCCACCTGGCGCCGGTTCGGCCAGCTTCTCCCCATCTGGGAGGAAGCGCCCAATCTCACGCCCCAGGACACGGAAGTTCTGGCGAGGGGCTTTCTGGAAGACCCGGAATGGAACCGCCTTCAATTAAAGGGGGACGTGGACTTTGCCTATGCCAACGACTTCGGACGCTACCGCGCTTCCGTGGTCAAGCAGCGCCTGGGCTATGACATCTGCTTCCGCATCATCAACACGCGGGTGCGCACCATGGAGGAAATCGGCCTGCCGACGGAATACGTGGTGCCCCTCACCCGCTACACCAACGGCCTCATTCTGGTGACGGGCTCCGTGGGTTCCGGTAAATCCACCACCCTGGCCTCCATCGTGGACTTCATCAACCAGGACCGCCACGACCACATCATCACGCTTGAAGACCCCATCGAATACCTGATTCCCTCCAAAAACTGCCACGTCAACCAGCGTGAAGTGCACAAGCACACGGAATCCTTCGCGCGCGCCCTCCGCGGGGCCCTCCGTGAAGACCCGGACGTCATCATGGTAGGTGAAATGCGCGACCTGGAAACCATCTCCCTGGCGCTCACGGCGGCTGAAACCGGCCACCTGGTGCTCGGCACCCTGCACACGGGGTCCGCAGCCCGCACGGTGGACCGCGTGCTGGACGTCTTCCCGGTGGAGCAGCGCGACCAGATCCGCATCATGGTCAGTGAATCCCTGCGCGGCATCATCTCCCAGCAGCTCGTTCCCAGGGCGGACGGCAACGGCCGCGCCCTGGCCATTGAAATGCTGGTCAATACACCCGCCATCGCCAACTGCATCCGCGAAGGAAAGACATTCATGATTCCCGGCTGCATCCAGACCGGGAAGGCCCAGGGCATGATCCTGATGGATGACTCCCTCCGGGCGCTGCACCAGGCAGGTCTCATCACCACGGAAGACTGCATCTTCCGCGCGGAAGACAAAACCATCATGAAATCCTTCCTGGGAATCAAGTAA
- a CDS encoding ABC transporter ATP-binding protein, which produces MQPFIRVHQLKQSFGTQEVLKGVSFDVGKGELMALIGGSGAGKSVILKHLDGLMDPLDGYVEIDGRRISGAPEKIKKQIRGKIGFMFQQGALFDSLSVGENVAFPLREEGIRNEKELDARISAALDSVDLLGQQEKMPASLSGGMIKRVAVARAIVTTPECLLYDEPTAGLDPIVTDSISFLIRQICKDKGITTVIVSHDMPSVIRIADKIVYLRNGEVYWTGTPEELLHSRDENLQRFLYGDSGEDWASLTGRHENFQRVLLERAERERKQ; this is translated from the coding sequence ATGCAGCCATTCATCCGCGTCCACCAGCTCAAGCAAAGCTTCGGTACCCAGGAAGTGCTGAAAGGCGTGAGCTTTGACGTGGGAAAGGGAGAGCTGATGGCTCTGATCGGCGGGTCAGGGGCTGGAAAAAGCGTCATCCTGAAACATCTGGACGGCCTGATGGACCCGCTGGACGGCTATGTGGAAATAGACGGCAGGCGCATCAGCGGAGCGCCGGAAAAAATCAAGAAGCAAATCCGCGGTAAAATAGGCTTCATGTTCCAGCAGGGGGCACTCTTCGACTCCCTCAGCGTAGGGGAAAACGTCGCCTTCCCGCTGCGCGAGGAAGGAATCCGGAATGAAAAGGAGCTGGACGCGCGCATCTCCGCCGCCCTGGACTCCGTGGACCTGCTGGGGCAGCAGGAAAAAATGCCGGCCAGCCTCTCCGGAGGCATGATCAAGCGCGTAGCCGTAGCCAGGGCCATCGTCACCACACCGGAATGCCTGCTGTATGACGAGCCCACCGCAGGCCTGGACCCCATTGTCACGGACAGCATCAGCTTCCTCATCCGGCAAATCTGCAAGGACAAGGGAATCACGACCGTCATCGTCTCCCATGACATGCCCAGCGTGATCCGCATTGCGGACAAAATCGTCTATCTCAGGAACGGGGAAGTTTACTGGACGGGAACCCCGGAGGAGCTGCTGCATTCCAGGGATGAAAACCTGCAAAGGTTCCTGTACGGGGATTCCGGGGAAGACTGGGCCTCCCTGACCGGCAGGCATGAAAACTTTCAACGGGTTCTGCTGGAACGGGCGGAACGTGAACGGAAACAATAA
- a CDS encoding MlaD family protein — protein sequence MKQKLKPETWVGIFLIAGILMIIGVILGFGNIKTSKEQTYPINIIFKDAAGLIKDSQLRLGGVTVGKVTKAPELLPSGNEVMLEASILSDVKIQEGSVFRVDMQNILGDKYIDIVPPARPTHEYIPPHATIIGQPESDFSKIKNNAVGATEEILKILKQIEKNSDNIDEAILNIGEAAKGLAQTTKLINEGILSRENLRHLNSVLAQMNKAGEQLPATMAAMKDTVSDARRIIAGAEEKLNSLDPAIKEIPPTLTALRKASEQIASVTADARKNQGFLGLLMYDARFRANAQEFIRNLRDYGILRYRNPNEPQAKPDPRGGFSGSRR from the coding sequence ATGAAGCAGAAACTTAAGCCGGAAACCTGGGTGGGCATCTTCCTGATTGCCGGAATCCTGATGATCATCGGCGTCATCCTGGGGTTCGGCAACATCAAGACCTCCAAGGAGCAAACCTACCCCATCAACATCATTTTCAAGGACGCGGCGGGCCTCATCAAGGACTCCCAGCTCCGCCTGGGCGGCGTTACGGTGGGAAAGGTCACCAAGGCGCCCGAACTCCTGCCCTCCGGCAATGAAGTCATGCTGGAAGCCAGCATCCTGAGCGACGTGAAAATCCAGGAAGGCTCCGTCTTCCGCGTGGACATGCAGAACATCCTGGGAGACAAGTACATCGACATCGTTCCCCCGGCACGCCCCACGCACGAATACATCCCGCCCCATGCCACCATCATCGGGCAGCCTGAAAGCGACTTCAGCAAGATCAAGAATAACGCCGTGGGCGCCACGGAGGAAATACTGAAAATCCTCAAGCAGATTGAAAAAAATTCGGACAACATTGACGAGGCCATTCTCAACATCGGGGAAGCGGCCAAAGGGCTGGCCCAGACCACCAAGCTGATCAATGAAGGCATCCTGAGCCGGGAAAACCTCCGGCACCTCAACAGCGTGCTGGCTCAAATGAACAAAGCGGGCGAACAGCTCCCCGCGACAATGGCGGCCATGAAAGACACCGTCAGTGACGCCCGCAGAATCATCGCCGGAGCGGAAGAAAAGCTCAACAGCCTGGACCCCGCCATCAAGGAAATCCCCCCCACGCTGACCGCCCTGCGCAAGGCTTCCGAGCAAATCGCCTCCGTCACGGCGGACGCCCGGAAAAACCAGGGCTTCCTGGGGCTGCTCATGTACGATGCGCGCTTCCGCGCCAATGCCCAGGAATTCATCCGTAACCTGAGGGACTACGGAATCCTGCGGTACCGGAACCCGAACGAGCCCCAGGCCAAACCAGACCCCCGCGGCGGTTTTTCAGGAAGCCGCCGCTGA
- a CDS encoding type IV pilus twitching motility protein PilT yields MAVIDQYFKYLVEAGGSDLHLSEGQPPKIRVNGTISAISDENLEGQSFKNLLAEICDSQAFQKYLEEGDLDFAYEMDETSRFRCNYFRQQHGLGAVFRLIPTKIATLEELGVPTVVKEFAHMRSGLVLVTGPTGSGKSTTLAAIIDYINSNQARHIITVEEPIEFVHPNKKSIVTQREVPLQTPSFADGLRASLREDSDIVLVGEMRDLETISLALTAAETGLLVFGTLHTNNASKTIDRIIDVFPSDQQSQVRTMLAGSLRGVVAQLLMKRSDKPGRVAVNEILFATPAVAAIIREGATQKIPDVIVGGKAMGMQFMDDAIWQKLQQGVVSPEEAYMKCIEKKRFRNFLPPESVRLADSGGGN; encoded by the coding sequence ATGGCTGTTATCGACCAATACTTCAAATACCTCGTAGAAGCGGGCGGCTCCGACCTTCACCTCAGCGAAGGCCAGCCTCCGAAAATCCGCGTCAACGGGACCATCTCCGCCATCTCCGACGAAAACCTGGAAGGCCAGTCGTTCAAAAACCTTCTCGCGGAAATATGCGACTCCCAGGCCTTCCAGAAATACCTGGAAGAAGGGGATCTGGACTTCGCCTATGAAATGGATGAAACCTCCCGTTTCCGCTGCAACTACTTCAGGCAGCAGCACGGCCTGGGAGCCGTCTTCCGTCTCATTCCCACAAAAATCGCCACGCTGGAAGAACTGGGCGTGCCCACGGTCGTCAAGGAATTCGCCCACATGAGATCAGGGCTGGTGCTGGTCACGGGGCCCACGGGCTCCGGTAAATCCACCACCCTGGCCGCCATCATTGACTACATCAACAGCAACCAGGCGCGGCACATCATCACGGTGGAGGAACCTATCGAATTCGTTCACCCCAATAAAAAATCCATCGTCACCCAGAGGGAAGTGCCCCTCCAGACACCCTCCTTCGCAGACGGCCTGCGGGCTTCCCTCCGTGAAGACTCCGACATCGTGCTGGTGGGTGAAATGCGCGACCTGGAAACCATCTCCCTGGCACTCACGGCGGCTGAAACCGGCCTTCTGGTATTCGGCACCCTGCACACGAACAACGCCAGCAAAACCATTGACCGTATCATTGACGTATTCCCGTCCGACCAGCAGTCCCAGGTACGCACCATGCTTGCGGGCTCCCTCCGCGGCGTCGTGGCGCAGCTCCTGATGAAGCGCAGCGACAAGCCGGGACGCGTAGCCGTCAATGAAATCCTCTTTGCCACGCCCGCCGTGGCGGCCATCATCCGTGAAGGCGCCACGCAGAAAATCCCTGACGTCATCGTCGGCGGAAAGGCCATGGGCATGCAATTCATGGATGACGCCATCTGGCAAAAACTCCAGCAGGGCGTCGTCTCTCCGGAGGAAGCCTACATGAAGTGCATTGAAAAGAAGAGGTTCCGCAACTTCCTTCCCCCGGAATCCGTCCGTCTGGCAGACTCCGGCGGTGGAAACTAG